ttccatatacatcttgagtaataaagatttataaaataaaatagaaacaaagatttgtccacTTTCAGCAGGAGGATCACACACTTACATTCTCTCGTGTACCCCCTTGCAGGTATCTAATTTGAAGCATCCATAAAGTTATTCTTATctgttttttactttttactacAAATCATGGAGTTTCACTCCATCATCAACTTATGTTAACATTACGTTCCTCAAAATATTCGATATTAAAGATAAGtacaataaacataatgaTAGCGTTCTGAAGAAGCTGAAAAAAAGTTCAGAGGGTGCAACCTGGATACCATCCATCATCAGTCATCTGGTTAGGGGTGTTCTATTACGGGCCAACTGAGGTTCATTTTTACGAAAAGGGGGTCAAAACCAGTGCAGAAGGGTACCAAGATCGGATCTGCTTATTTTGATAAGCAGATCCGATCTTGGTACGGTAATTAAACAAAGACCTGTACGGTAATTGCGGGACATCACTTCGTGTTCCAGAAGGTCTCTGCGCCTACACACAAAGCCAAGACCACCCAGGCCTATTTACTATACCCATATAACATAATGgaatattaaggaaaaaaacaacatttatttcaatagattcttacattactaaaatatgtttgaaaccctacaaaataaactatactatgctaatgaataatattgtcTACAAACAATTACGTccttaactttttaaaatctaatttaaattttcaaacttCAATACCAGTTTTTCATAAGTCAaactaagttttttatttcttaatacgAAATGTTtgctgttttaatttaaatgaattatttaatgaaataatattctatataaaatagcaCAATGCTTCTTAATATAGCAATGGGCTGTCAGAAAATGAAACGTTCCATTCCTTTAAGGTactaaaatcatattataacaaaaaaacataaattatcatatttattcatttggaTCGAGAACTGtaacgtttttattattaaatacaaataaaaatatttgttactatACAGTgtcttaattttttgattttttgcaATCTTTAAGTATGCTTGAACAAACATATTGCACGTACGAAACGCGGTCGAGAGTGGAGGATcacgaaaaatattacttgCAAACTTTCGTCGAATAAACAGTCGGATagcagattttttaatattggtatGAAGATTGTATATCGAactttagatatttatttttatttatttcagaaatacacaCCTTACAGCCTATGCTAATACGAtgtcgagaaacatttaataaaatataataaagtacataaaaatgaaacacaaaatatacacaatatcgctactgtgaattcactctgcgaacatacaaatatgtcgatagtgtcggaACCAGCATTCAGTAGGCGCAACGTCCTGGataacggggatctgtgcaacagactggttCTTGCCTCTGGTATCGCAAATAATCTAGGCCTTCGCCGTCGCACATATCCCATAGGTACTAATAAACCCAGTTCTTTGAGTACACTCGGGTTGCACACTACACCCCTCAAGACTTTCAGTAGTTAGTAAGTCCCGTCTGgtttacaatttattgtacCCCACCATTCATATGGATCAAACCAAGATTGATTCCGCAGCAGCCGCACACAATTTGAGGCTCGCAAGCGGTGGTTGCGCGCAGTCACGCTGTAAACCAGTGAAGATTTGAATAAATGTTACAcctattgatttttttaaactagctAAATCAGCTAGATcttcaataaaacttttttttccattacaattatatctatttatgtCGTATTTATacacacatttatataaataccatTGTgtctaattaaatgtatacattttttaaagacgTTTTACatctaatatatgtataacatatattatgttgaaAAGAAGCGAACTAAGCTTGAAGAATAAGCGAACTATTGTTAATCGTAAGATTGTGCCGTTAAGCCCAGATTTTGAACCAATACAATTTTCGCTGTATTGGTGTTTGGCATTTCGTAAATCCAAAAATTTACGACCTGTATaaggtataaaaatatcaaaaatacatatcGCAAAGAGATGAAGCAGAGGTGTAGTGCTTTTGTATTATTGGTACTTATTGCAAAATAAGATTGTTGACAGCGATGTAATATGTGGATAATATGCaatgcaatttatatttatatttagtgtgTTTTTAGCcgggttaaaattaaaaaaaaaacacaacaacTTTTACGGTTGATGTTATTTGTTTGAGGCTATGGGGTGCCGTAAAGtagcatatttttaatcaatcaaATAGCTAATGACAGTGACATATTTGATTATCTGTCAATTTATGATTTTCGCGGTATTTTTTTCCCGCTGTCAGCAAAATCCGGCATCTTGGCTCTTGCACATTTCTGGCATTcgttttgtaatttgtaagcGACCAGCGACTCTAGTTGGAATTATTCATTCTCAGTagctattgatattttaagattataaagtttaacaataGACGTAAGTATTTGTTAAAAGTGGTTTATAGTGTAGTGGTAAAAAACTTTTACCAAACTTTCTTGCATTTTCCGTTACGCCTTTAGTTACACGTCCATTACCGCGTTGTGAAATTACGACTTAAACAACATTTCTTCTATTACAGAAACAAAATGTTCGAAGCACGCTTACTTAAAAGCTCTATTTTGAAGAAAGTCTTAGAAGCAATCAAAGATCTTCTCACTCAGGCGACATTTGACTGCGATGACAATGGAATCCAATTGCAGGTATGCACcggtttaaaatatgtacaatcAAATTaatcttaagatttaaatacataatctaCAAATTTTAGAAGCGCCATCTAATGtggttgtttaatttttactatttatttattagccatTTATGGCTAAAATAGTGGTTAGATGTTTGTATTCCTATACAAATTGCAAGCAACAAAGTTAAGTTGCCTTtgaagcaaatattttatttgcataatcATTGTTATTTTACAGGCAATGGACAACTCTCATGTCGCATTAGTATCACTATTATTAAGGGCAGATGGATTCGACAAGTACCGGTGTGATAGAAATGTAACAATGGGCATGAATCTTGGCAGGtatgtttaacaaaatatttttagaatgtatGCATTTacgttttttacttttaaatgaagCTCATAATTGatgaagattttatttacatttaaaatatagcaaCTGGCCCTGAAATAGAATAAAAGttcttaaatataagaaattggtatatgtaattgtttgtaaaCATTACAACTTAACTAGTATATTTAAGTGTTGCTTAACGGGCAGCacattttattgcaaaatagAGATTTGTAGGTAAGTTTATGAAAAGACAAAACATAACATTTCTTTTCATAATCAGAGTttcttaaagtaattaaagggattaaataaatcaagtaaCTTCTTTATTCCCtaacattgtaataaaatgatattctTTATGCCCTCATTATCTAACAAGGATCTCAATCTTTTtaagtgtatttaaaattgtgtttggcatatacataatatgtataaataaatattatgttgcaGTATGACAAAGATCTTAAAATGTGCTGGGGACAAAGATACAGTTACTATGAAGGCCCAAGACAATGCTGACACAGTTACATTTGTCTTTGAAAGTCCAAACCAAGAAAAAGTTTCTGACTATGAAATGAAACTAATGAATCTGGATCTAGAGCATTtaggtatatttgttttgctttaaatatgtatatacatataagagGGAAATATCCTTTCAGTACATTTGCACAGCTTtggtataattaattgttttttaaattatttttctacagGTATACCTGAGACAGAATATAGTTGCACAATTCGTATGCCCAGTGCAGAGTTTGCACGCATGTGTCGAGATCTCTCACAGTTTGGAGAATCCATTGTTATCTCATGCACCAAAGAAGgtttgtaaaatgtttttatgatttatcaacatgtataatattcttatattgAGCCAATATGCTGTATAAAGTTTAAGCAAGAGTTCTGCGTTTTTTTAATGGCAAATTGGTGGTCAAGCCTTAGtacttaacaaaatttattttatttacaggtGTAAAGTTCTCAACAAGTGGTGACATTGGTTCTGCTAACATAAAGTTAGCTCAGACAGCATCCATAGACAAGGAAGACGAAGCTGTCATTATAGAAATGGATGAGCCTGTCACACTTACCTTTGCTTGTCAATACCTCAATTATTTCACAAAGGCTACTTCACTCAGTCCTCAGGTAACTATGTTAATTAAGTATCTACTCAAAGGAGAAAAGTCCTCTTTAAATCCTTCAATGGATAGGGTTGTCACATTGATCTTTTAAGACAAACAGgttattcaaattatacaGCTATAAGTGGAATTCTATACACAGTATAGACATTAATGAGTCTTAGGGTGACATTCAGAAATGTGACTTAGCACTAAGGATGACTTATAATCCAATATTATCTGCTTAAGTTGCCTGTTTCCttacaatatttgattttgttttgtactCTTATAGCAATTCCATTGCTCCACAGGTGTGATTTACACACAATTATAAGgttgaaagtaaaaaaaaagaatgctTATTTCACTACACACTGCtgtgaataaaatttagtatgaatttttattatttccttaCAGGTACAACTATCAATGTCAGCCGATGTACCCTTAGTTGTGGAATACCGTATCCCAGATATTGGACATATCCGTTACTACTTAGCTCCTAAGATTGAGGAAGATGATAACTAGACGACCATCATGTTCAAGGCTGATAACGCTGTCATTCCACTTCTAATACAAATCATATAATTCACAAagttaattcatattaaatgaaaactgATTTCCTCTTTTATAATCTACTTTGTGAACCTGATTCAATAGTACTAAGATATCAATACCGCAGTGCCTattgtctatgataataaaacaatttttgtaatatctgacttttatttctcttcgctattttataaaatagtacaAATACATGTTAAACATgagtattaaattaagtacCACACATAGGAATGTAAGAacataaaataagtttcttcaataaaattaatgtccCTATGacgaaattaaaatctaaatgtcacttatcacttaaaatattatgcaattgtctcataaatttaaaaaaacagttgaCATTCGTTCAACAACAAAACAATTCTttggatattatattaaaaccaatGTTTACCTAAAACTATATTCAAATGACTACTTGTCAAAGAAATGAGATCTAGTAgactagatataaaaataatttactcttaaaattaaaagggaGGAGGGGCAGTTAATTCCCGCTTTTACCTTGAGACACTCACGATTAagtacagtacaattaaaaatcgtttCGATTTTACCAAAGTGCattatttgctttaaaattcTCAGTATGTATTGTATCCTaaatggattaaaaaaaacattacagtaCTCATAAAAAGTTGATACACAAtctattaattcaattaatagtGTCACATCATCAGATGCAATCACAGATATGAATAAGACAGTTTTTCTTGAAGttgtgaataaatttaaatggagTTGAATAAGCATACTTTGACTATGATtagtagtttaatttaaaacaaaatattaatgtacgAAATGAAATGAGCGTCTCACGGTACTAGCGGTGCTATTTCCACTTCTTGGCGGAGAAGAGAACGGCTCGCTGCTTGAGGAAGAGCGAGTAGCTCTGCTTGCGAAGTGCGCCGGCGTCGCCTCGGCCCACGCCGCCTTTGCGGCCTGAGCTCAGCGCCGAACGCGGCGGACGTCCGCGACCTCTGCCTGTCATACGCGTGTTTATTAACCGACTTCAACACAAAAGAGGAGGTTATCAATTCGAAATTTATTATCGATTCAAATGGAGCATTATTTTACTGAATGACcaatatgattattatatattttaaatctcccaacaattttattaatattttttttatattacactagctgacccggcaaacgttgttttgccatgtttttgtgccaaaaaattaaagtttataattaacaaaaaaaaacataagggatgattgtagaggggtgaaaatttagggttgcatgtatttttgtatggtgtatcgtaaaaaaataaaaacgaaaaaaattgtctaaaaaataaaataaaaaaatttaggggtggaccacccttaacatttagggggatgaaaaatagatgttgttcgattctcagacctacccaataggcacacaaaatttcatgagaatcggtcaagccgtttcggaggagttcggttactaaccaaacaagaattttatatataagatataaaaagaTGTTTAAGACCATAATGTTAATTTACCTGCCCCTCCTCCCCTGGCTCAGGTCTCCTTCTTCAGCTCTGAAGGTCCAGCTTCATCGAGCTGAGTGGGGCTCACCACTTGGTCGTGTAATGTACGCAGGTGACGCAACAGGTTGGATTTCACGTTGAAGCCTTTGTTGCAGAGCCCGCATACGAATGGGCGTTCacctgtcaaattttaaatttattttattaaatacattttattataataaatcagtatAATTGGCCTTTTATAGAAAGTTGTTTCATCTCTTTCTGTGAAATTGTGGTTTTGCTATGATGAAAAGAAAGAAGTAAGTTAAACCGGGAAAGACTGATTTTTTAAGCTGATACAGCAGCAGcttttaaggatttttttttaaatttattaattaattaatacatactaaaaaagtttttatgttataaattaagtcCAAAATTTAAGATGTTTCTATGCATAAtgcgttttaatatattaacacaagtaatacaataattaaatagagtgtgtgtacttatgtacatgcGTTAGAAGTCAttcttctttggcgtatggaaaaaataactaaaatgcactAGTGATtaacgaaatattaaaattaatcaaaaagattttttttaaataaaaatggttttattaacgtaaaaataacaacacagtaaaaatttacaataattaaggcAATGAatcaaatacattaataaatatttcaaataaactattttatgttCGTCGATTCTTCTCGTAGTACCTTCATAGGCACGTGAGTAACAAAAGGTTTGTAAAAACTGTAGATAAGTATCTTGTAAATAATAGTGTATTTAATGTACAcgtgtattttatgtaatactgCCGTTGCCATGCAGTGTCGTTGAAACTGAATTGGTTTATTCAGTTTATGGTAGGTTTGGCATCGACAATCGCAAGCATGTAAACCGGGCGTTTGGCTTGGCTTGCGTGGGCTTGTGCCGGCTTGCTTCCGATCCAGTCGAGTGTCGGTTTTTTAACGCAGATCAAAGGGCGTTTGCGGCAAGCGCTTGCGATGCATTTACAAGTTGGTCCGCGTTTAGAAGCCATTgtgatctatttattttattttattttaatgaggaGAGTCTTTCGTTTCTGGAACATTACCAAATGGAACCATGTATCTGGAATCCCATGTAAAAAAAGATCATAtcataatatgatattatggTTTGATGATGTTTCAAAGTACGTTAAACCAAATGTAATAGCCGTCACAAGTTCGGTGTCCGCCATGCTTGGATGTATATTGCAGACTGACGCATTCACAAGCGTGTAAACGCCATCCAAACGCCAAACGAGATTTGTGGAGGCTTGGCACAGTTTGCAGTTTGCCAAGGCTTGGCAAGCGTGTAAACCTACCATTAGATGCGACTTAGGGcagcttatgaatgtcaaaaacgtttacaaaattcgcgaaagaacAAGACTACACGACTGCAGTTGAAGATTCGtccatgaaaaaatattttatcattgtcTCTTGTATCGTGATAAAGCGACATAAACTAATAATGAGGGatgttttttaacattttcatagACAATTTCAGGGTATGTACTCCTTTGCGACTTATGAATACCACACCATCACGTGCATACCCTCACTTCTACACCATCACAAAAAACAG
This DNA window, taken from Pieris rapae chromosome 16, ilPieRapa1.1, whole genome shotgun sequence, encodes the following:
- the LOC111000576 gene encoding proliferating cell nuclear antigen, yielding MFEARLLKSSILKKVLEAIKDLLTQATFDCDDNGIQLQAMDNSHVALVSLLLRADGFDKYRCDRNVTMGMNLGSMTKILKCAGDKDTVTMKAQDNADTVTFVFESPNQEKVSDYEMKLMNLDLEHLGIPETEYSCTIRMPSAEFARMCRDLSQFGESIVISCTKEGVKFSTSGDIGSANIKLAQTASIDKEDEAVIIEMDEPVTLTFACQYLNYFTKATSLSPQVQLSMSADVPLVVEYRIPDIGHIRYYLAPKIEEDDN